The segment TCTTGTTTTCATCGCCATGAAAGCAGCAAATCTCTATTTTCGACGGAACTTTCTTTGACGCTCTTGCCCATGCACCCTTTGTTCTGCGTGTAAGACCCCGCCCCCTGAAATTAACGTTTCTATAGCCAGCTGGCAGGCGAAACGAAAGTGACAAAGGTTTAGCCGAAAGCTTAAAACATGGAGCTTTCTGTCAGTGACTCATTTACTGTTGAAACATAATTCACAATTCATTAGGCACTCGTGTTTTCGTTGCTTTTGGAAGTTGTTGATGCCCTACACGATGTGAATCTCATCGGGATCCTCGAACGCCAGACGAAGACGTCCCCAGAAGGCCTGTCTGGCGTCCTGTCCTTCCTCCCACTCGATGTAAGTGGTAGTCCGCAGCACCGCCAACATGGCGCCCGACATGTCACGTGACTGTGTTTCCTGTAGCGCCAGCAGCACCATGACGTCATCACGCTCCATGACGACACTCTGACAAAACTTGAGTTCGAACTGGCACCACTCGCTGCGTGCAAAGTGGGGTGAGAAGACCAGCACAACTCGCTCGCTGTCGCTGACGCAGTCGGCGATGTTGTCCACGATGTGTTTGCCGGGCCGGAAGTCCCGCTGATGCAGACACAGTGTCAGCCCCCACTGGTTTTCCGTCACGGGCAGTAACTCTTGCAGCACCCAGTGCGCGTCCTCCTCCGCATACGACACGAACACGTCGTACTTGTAACGCCGGCTTCGTCGCCCTCGTTGGCCGCTTCGGCAAACTTGATACAACCACAGGCGCATGTGCCAGCGGAAGCGGAAGAGGATggtgaagaggaggaggaagaagaggaggacaCAAGTGACGGCAATGGTGAAGGCGACAGCGTCAGAACCCAGCAGGCACGCCTGGAAGTTGAAAATCATCAATTCCTTTGGACGTTTTGATTCAAATGTGTACCGACATCCTCACCAGTTTAGGTTAATGAGGTACGCGGTTTAGTACTTGCCCCAGGTAATCTCTGATCTTTTTCATGCGTTTATCTCATGCAAAAGATCTTACATCACAATTGGTGTATTGGAATTCTAACACTGTAACaattaagtctcatttttgttAAGCCTACTCTGTATCCGGTTGGGTGGCAATTTTGACACTCAAACCAATCTAAACACTGCAGATTTGGGACAGGAACAAGGTTTATTTTATGTTCTACACCGATACAAAGTTGAAGTTGTAAGTAAATCCGTAATACTTATGTTACTGAGTGCCCGAAGCACAAGAATCACCTTCAGAGGCAAAGCCAGGCAAACAGAATTTGTAATTTAGAGCTGAATATTAGACCTCTAAAAACTGCTACAGTAACGTAAAACTTTGCAAGAGCAGCAACACCCCATTACAAACAGATACTCCTCATCTCACGGGTACGGTGTGCTGTCTACCGACTTACCAAACGACGTCGAACTTCTATAGATAGCTTACGTtttggcagggagacaactccgtcAATGCAGTACAGCTGCCTGTGgcaagggggactactgcgTTACCCTGTCACACTAACATTATCCTGTTACACTTGTAACCGTACCTGTGAATGCAACACGAACGATGGGATCGTGATGTTGGCCATGTTAGCACAGCGATAACCCCTGGTATAGTAGTCTTTGAAGAGTATTGGGTTTGACTTCATCCAGCGTTGAAACCACAGGATGTCACAGGTACACTGGAACGGGTTGTCACCCAGAGTCAGGTTTACCAATCTATTCAATCAAAAAATTCAATCATTGAATCAATCAATTGGCGAATCTCGTTCACGTTTTAATGCATACCCGAGCACAGAGAACACCTACTCGTACCGTCTTATTTATGCGAACAATAAAATTAAGCAATCGTTTTACGGAGTATTTTCGAACACTTTGTCTGTGCTACGAATGGAGTGCTTATCATAGAAGCGAAATATCCGTGTTTGATTATTTAGGCACAGGCCTTACACAAGTGACCAGCTTTCACGGTTCATTAGTGCGATGCTTAACTCATTTTCCCTGCTACTTTAACCTTCCCTCGTCCCTTGTTTATTATCATATTATAATAATAGTAAATCACTTTCCTACAGCACAAGTCCCATTAAAAGCTCCAATTGCGCAATACCATtctaattttaaaaaaaaattaaaaaaataaaacaagaaagggTAGTTATTGAAACATTTAATTACATCGACCACAGGTATATTCGCTTGTGCAATATGCGGTCAGACCTAGTCCATTTGGATGCGATCTCTGGCAGGAGATGGTCAGAGACTTTGACCACATCCTTGCCAGAGTTCGCATCCGAAGCATAATTAGTGAAGTGTTTCTGTCGTTTGTTTCATTCGTCTCATAATAATTTTTTTGTCTGTCGACTATAAAGACTATTGGATCGATTTACTTTTGAATGGACTTTTTGGGGGGTCAAAATTAAACTTTCTAATAGCtcacctttcttggtttttgattctgGATCTTGTCACGTTAGCTGTCTAACTTATTTTGCATTTCAATAACACAAAAAttaaatcaacaataacaaATCACACCCCCACATACATACAAATAATAAAGCATACAAATTAAGACCACACACCAGCTGGGTTGACGAATGAGCGTTAAAAAAATCGTACCAAAACATATCGCCCCAAATAGAAGTAAAACCAGATTATTCCACCGTGAGAGGCTCTAACCACTATGCCACTACAGACAGCATCGCTATGCCCAGGTCAAAAACATCCGATAAAGCgatttattttgtttatataCGTGACTCCAGAGATGAGTAGATGATTCGTCTGGAAGTCAGGGTACAGATTTGACATATAGATGTCCAAGTTCATGCCAAATTTGAGGTGGATCGGCCGTAAAAAGCCTGAGCTATAAGTAAAGCAATGCGAGCGTTTGCGCAGCGGTTGGCAAGACATTTTCCCCACATATAACCAACCCATAGAGATGGCGTATTGCACGTCAAACACCGGAGTTATGAGCGATCAAAAGTGTAACGAATAGACGTAATGTAGTTTGTTACAATGCATGCTGACTGGCGCACGTACAAAAGGTGTCACATGCTACCAATCATGTCAAAGTAGTAATATTTGACAACTCACTTTGCACGAAGTTTTGATCCGAATGCGTTTTCTGATACAGTCACGATGTTGTTATTGTCCAGTTCCAGTGTTCTCAAATATTTTAAATTGTCGAAGGTCCCATCGGGAATCAAAGAAATATGGTTCCGAAACAGGTACAACTGGGTCAGGTTTAGCCCTCTGAACATTCTTGATGACACCATTTGAAGCTGCGTCTTCCCAAGATGCAGACTTTTCAGTGAGCGTTCCATTGGTGTGAGCAGATTACGGAAGTGATCAGGTTTGACATCTCGAAAGTTATTTCCACTCAAGTCAAGATACACAACGCTAGTACAGCCCCCGAAAGCGTTGTCGTTTACCATTGAGAAATTCACGTTGTTTAACGCGAAAGTAATGGATAAGACTGCTGAGTTGTTTATGAAGAAGGGTTCAATTCGAGAGATTTTGTTTTCCATTTGCACGAGAATCAGATATTTTAGTTTATGGAAACGAGATATGGAAAATAAATTAGCTGTGAAGTACTTTATATTATTATACCGCAGAGACAATCTTGTCAAATTAGGCAGACAAACTGGATCGTCAATACACTGAATCATGTTTGTGTCAAGGTACAAATTTTCCAAATTAGGAAAGAGAGGTTCATTGGATGAGGAAGACGTTTTTGGAAAGTCATACAGACGGTTGGTGTTTAAATTCAAACTCTGCATTGCAGGAAAGTAGGATGTTTCTAGCAGGACGATTTCGTTCCTTCCCAAGAAAAGTTCTGTTAGAAAGGGTGCCCGAAAATTTGACATGTTGAGATGAAAACCAATGTTTGAACAACCCAAGCTGATGTTGATGAGTGGTGGAAGAGAGAGCAGCCATCGCAAGTCCATGTCGCCAAGAAGTCTTGACCCGCCAAGAAGCAAAGTGTTGAGCTTGTCCAGATCTCCAAAAGCACCGTCCGCTATGGCAATCAGTCCGTTATTGTACAGGTCAATGGCTTCAACTTCATTGgacacattgtgaaaaaagtcgTTAGCAATGCTGGAAATGCTGTTGTTGGACAAATTCAGATACCGGTAGCTGTTATACGTGACATTCAGTTTTGGCAGGTAGGTCAGCTTGCCGTGATTGGCGGAACAGTCGGCTACGGCAGCACCACAGTCACACACGTGATCACCGTAACACGATGTGGTGAGATTTTCATCCGTGAACAATTTGCTATGTTCCGAATACATACATTCATGCTGATTGTTCCCACACTTTGCTTTAACAGGGACTGTTGAGAAAGCCCACAGGAGAAGAAGAACGAGAAATCCCATGTTGGAACTGTCTTGCTGGCTGCCGAAGTGAGCTTCAGTTCTGATACTTGTACAGACCGAGCGAGCGACTAGAATCGTTGCGGCAATTCAAGGCGTGTTCAAAGAGAACTTCATACATGATTTGGCCTGGCCTGCACTCCAGAAGATTGATTGAAATGTATTCCCAaagttttccttgtttttacatttagtcaagttatgactaaatgttttaacatcgaggggggaatcgagacgagggtcgtggtgtatgtgtgtgtgtatgtgtgtgtgtatgtgtgtgtgtgtgtgtgtgtgtgtgtgtgtgtgtgtgtgtgtgtgtgtgtgtgtgtgtgtgtgtgtgtgtgtgtgtgtgtgcgtgcgtgtagagcgattcagaccaaactactggaccgatctttatgaaatttgacatgaaagttcctgggtatgatatccccatacgtttctttcatttctttgataaatgtctttgatgacgtcatatccggcttttcgtgaaagttgaggcggcactgtcacgccctcatttttcaaccaaattggttgaaattttggtcaagtattgttcgacaaagcccggactgcggtattgcatttcagcgtggtggcttaaaaattaattaatgactttggtcattaaaaatctgaaaattgtaaaaaaaaacctttcttttataaaacgatctaaatttacatttatcttattctccatcatttgctgattccaaaaacatataaatatgttatatttggattaaaaacaagctctgaaaattaaatatataaaaattattatcaaaattaaattgtcgaaatcaatttaaaaacactttcatcttattccttgtcggttcctgattccaaaaacatatagatatgatatgtttggattaaaaacacgctcagaaagttaaaacgaagagaggtacagaaaagcgtgctatcgttctcagcgcaactactaccccgctcttcttgtcaatttcactgcctttgccgtgagcggtggactgacgatgttacgagtatacggtcttgctgcgttgcattgcgtttagtttcattctgtgagttcgacagctacttgactaaatgttgtattttcgccttacgcgacttgtttgtttcttggctcaaagaaggaaatatTTCCCCGTGCTGGAAACTACGCACACAAAAACGTTAGTTTTTCGATGGCGTGGTCTCCCGTATCTGTTTACATTTTGCTTCAATGTGTTTTGTTATGACTGTTCGTCCTGTATGTTGGTAGACCTCCCAGttgacattgtttgtttgtttgtttgttggctggtATTTTTgcttgttggttggttgttggctcacgtaagtgtagcctatgcgatcgtaactttgtctgtctgtgcgtgcgtgtgtgtgtgcgtgtgtgtgtgtgtgtgtgtttgtgcgtgtgtatgtctgtggtagaaactctaacatttgaagacgtcacattacattgacgtcacattatgacgtaagagggttagacgtcacgcgaaggaagtactgaaagtctcggtcattattattttgagcgggcagagactctgttggcagtcgtgtccctgtaagtaggctacatgcagacagacagatcttgcacagtttcacctatgctctttctgtgtgtgtgtgtgtgtgtgtgtgtgtgtgtgtgtgtgtgtgtgtgtgtgtgtgtgtgtgtgtgtgtgtgtgtgtgtgtgtgtgtgtgtgtttgtgtgtgtgtgtgtgtgtactgtgtgtgtgtatgtgtgacggagtgattgagtttgtgttactgtttgtcgatttcttacgtgagccttgatggcttcgcctcttgttttgttgttgttgcttagtTTGTTGGTTTGCTCCGGTGCTTCTTCGTTGTTGTCTGTACATAATATCAATGCTTTTAGTTAGACCGGGAATTGAGACAAGGGTGTAGTgtatacttttgtgtgtgcgtctgtgcaagtgtgtgtgtgtgtgtgtctgcgtgtgtgtgtgcttgcgtgtgtgtgtgtgtgcgtgtgtgcttgcgtgtgtgtgtgtgtgtgcaggggcggatgaggggggggtttctggggtttccggaaacccccccccccagccaaaaaataaaaatatttttgtgtgtttttttgggttgagtttcaattttgtgggtattaatcagtgacaaaatctgctgcctggaactggtaatgatcatcctcagaatgcaccagcttgcaccattttgcatcctttttttcaaaattttccgggggggcatgcccccggacccccctagcaagctaggcgcttcgcgccgtcggctcggcgcttcgcgccttcacacccatatcttcacaatatacttttggaaaccccccccataaaatgaactgatccgcccctggtgtgtgtgtgtgtgtgtgtggagcgattcataGAACACTACCGGACAGACCTTTATGATACTGTACATGTGAATATCTGCCAGATAGAATCTAAAATCGTTTTTCACATtctttggtgacgtcacatccgaCTTTTTTTCTGAATGAGGCGGCAATGTCACGACCtcattttgtcaatcaaattaCATGACGTTTTAGTCCaacaatctttgacgaagtTTTTGCAGTTCAGCTTGGACGCTTACaaattgaaaaattaatttGTTCATTACAAATATTTAAATATGAAAACATATAAAATTCTAGtatcagattaaaaaaaataggtttGTATTGTATTCGTCATCATTTCCTTTATCCAAAATTATAAAGATATGTCATATTTACTTAGAAAATCTGTCCTTCGCGGAGGATGCAAAcgcgacccgtctcggtcttcgggttttgtctagttaaaggcacagtaagcctcccgtaaaccatcacagagctccccgagcgtctacatacagtacaagcatacttccatttgaacgctcaccgaacgggaacatcctggctgctttctgtcgagcgtgagaaattttcaaagaatttattttcgtggacttctcatcaacaacaatggcgcctcgttttggtgctggccgggacggctgttatgaatatgataccgaaaatcacgcccggacagtaagcctcccgtaaaccatcatagatactgtcaggcttttacacacagtacaaacacccttccatttgaacgctcaccaaacgggaacatcctaggtgccctacgtaaagagcgagcaatttttaaagaattaattttgcagattgtctcgaacactttttggacccatcctgaactcaggtcaaaaatgagttacttcccttctatcgatgtaaactgtcgatagccgtggatcgatgattatcagaatgtttttggaccgtggtgcgtttttgcgctagacctaacttttaaaatctaaataataaattgacagcttgttacaacattctttaatcataaaagaattcttttttcatcaagacaagatcagaaaagcccggaagcagggtcacgcaagggtcgtagcagacgacggtttacagtgcatcgccgttcctctcaacagtcaaaagccatcgctagagttcttgtgaaccacagccgtttgtttcgtgcataaaaacgtgctattgtagataagctcacatcgagttgcattcaaatgactaactgacgactacattgtgaaaaagggaaactggatgacacgggttcacgatggctcaggggtaagataaaccacgcaaaaataaattctttgaaaattgttcgctctttacggagggcacctaggatgttctcaatcggtgagtgtttaaatgaaagggtgtttgtactgtgtgtaaaagcctgaccgtatctgtgatggtttacgggaggcttactgtgcctttaagcctcACTTTGATTGTTGATGACTGATCCAGGGTTTTCAGTTTTCAGGCtgacagattaaaaaaaaactgtttcGACACAGCTGCTTGCAACTTGTATTTTGctttttgttatttgtttgtttgtttgttcgtttgtttgtttgttcatttgctgagtttgatttttgttttaactaCAATGTACAATATGAAATAAAATCGAGTAAGGAATGTCTTTTTCGTCAGTAGTGGCCACGCACTGCTAAtgtggttaaaggcacagtgagcctcccgtaaaccatcacagatactgtcaggctttaacacacagtacaaacgcttgagaacatcctgggtgccctccgtaaagagcgagcaattttcaaagaatttaattttgcgtggtttatcttccccctgagccatcgtgaacccgtgtgatccagtttcctttttttcacaatgtagtcgtcagtttgtgatttcaatgctactcgctgtaagcttatctgcaatagcacgttattatgtacctctgaatctaaacgcaacaaaccgctgcgattcacacgaactctagagatggcttttgactggcgataggcataaccgtcgtctgctacgagaaccacgaccttgcctgaccctgcttccgggcttttcttttgtgacaggggaggctactgctcctttcacagcagactctgcacccgagttgttggcctttaggtcaa is part of the Littorina saxatilis isolate snail1 linkage group LG15, US_GU_Lsax_2.0, whole genome shotgun sequence genome and harbors:
- the LOC138948077 gene encoding toll-like receptor 2 type-2, which produces MKSNPILFKDYYTRGYRCANMANITIPSFVLHSQACLLGSDAVAFTIAVTCVLLFFLLLFTILFRFRWHMRLWLYQVCRSGQRGRRSRRYKYDVFVSYAEEDAHWVLQELLPVTENQWGLTLCLHQRDFRPGKHIVDNIADCVSDSERVVLVFSPHFARSEWCQFELKFCQSVVMERDDVMVLLALQETQSRDMSGAMLAVLRTTTYIEWEEGQDARQAFWGRLRLAFEDPDEIHIV